One window of Vicinamibacterales bacterium genomic DNA carries:
- a CDS encoding sensor histidine kinase KdpD, whose protein sequence is MSETAVTPRGRLKLYLGYAAGVGKTYRMLEDAHRVLASGVDLVIGYIEPHGRPDTTARAKGLPDVPCRRVAYRGITLTEMDIERVLARAPAVCLVDELPHTNTPDARHGKRWEEVLELLDAGISVWTTMNIQHLESLNDQVAAITGVRVRETVPDWLVAQADDVVMVDLTPHSLLNRLRRGVIYPPDGVGRALDHFFKESTLVALRELALRQTAHEVETHHAGPDTQLPDGPQRLLLHLTADPATALVIRRGRRLADFLHADSFAVYVHPGAALSELPDIRRAAVERHLEFARRLHIETRVLYGPDPAAVLVEFARVHQVTQILLLRPRPSRWRRLAGHGLAARVIRRARDLQVIVVASRLVEDRGRDQLP, encoded by the coding sequence ATGAGCGAGACTGCCGTCACTCCCCGTGGTCGCCTGAAGCTCTACCTCGGTTACGCGGCCGGGGTCGGGAAGACGTACCGCATGCTCGAGGACGCGCACCGGGTCCTCGCAAGCGGGGTGGACCTCGTCATCGGCTACATCGAGCCCCATGGGCGTCCCGACACGACCGCGCGAGCGAAGGGGCTGCCCGACGTCCCGTGCCGCCGCGTGGCCTATCGGGGCATCACGCTCACGGAGATGGATATCGAACGGGTCCTGGCGCGTGCGCCGGCGGTCTGCCTGGTGGACGAACTCCCTCACACCAATACACCCGATGCCCGACATGGGAAGAGGTGGGAGGAAGTCCTCGAATTGCTGGATGCCGGAATCTCCGTGTGGACGACGATGAACATCCAGCACCTCGAGAGCCTGAACGATCAGGTGGCGGCCATCACCGGCGTCCGAGTCCGCGAAACCGTCCCGGATTGGCTCGTTGCGCAGGCGGACGATGTCGTGATGGTCGATCTGACACCGCACTCCCTGTTGAACCGATTACGGCGGGGCGTCATCTACCCACCAGATGGAGTCGGCCGCGCACTCGACCACTTCTTCAAGGAGTCGACGCTCGTGGCGCTGCGCGAGCTGGCGCTTCGCCAGACGGCGCATGAGGTCGAAACGCACCACGCGGGTCCTGACACACAACTGCCGGACGGCCCGCAGCGCCTGCTCCTGCACCTGACGGCCGATCCGGCCACGGCCCTGGTGATCCGCCGCGGTCGACGGTTGGCGGATTTCCTGCACGCCGACAGTTTCGCGGTCTACGTGCACCCGGGGGCCGCGCTCTCGGAACTCCCCGATATCCGGCGGGCGGCGGTCGAGCGCCACCTCGAGTTCGCGCGGCGTCTGCACATCGAAACGCGCGTCCTCTATGGTCCCGATCCTGCTGCCGTGCTCGTGGAGTTTGCCCGCGTGCACCAGGTGACGCAGATTCTCCTGCTGAGGCCCAGGCCATCGCGGTGGCGGCGTCTTGCCGGACACGGACTCGCCGCGCGCGTCATCCGCCGCGCTCGAGATCTCCAGGTCATCGTCGTCGCTTCCCGCCTCGTCGAGGACCGGGGTCGGGACCAATTGCCGTAA